The DNA window CCAGGAACATCCTTGATCCTTGATGAAGCAGaaaaactcttaattttattaaatatagacCCTTGAGTTTAAGACTTTTTACTATTTTACGTGACTAAATAAGAAAGATTTATATCATCTAAATACATAAGTATACAATAAATATGTGAATAGGTATTACATATATGTCACCTCTGCTGTATATTATTGTATGGTCATTTTCTCAGACTATCACGTCACAATTATTTGAGTTGAGAATGGAAACAGCCTCTGAAGTCTGTTGATCActatttttatctgaaaaaatGATTGAATAACTGTGGTTATTCAGACCAGGAGATCTGGAAGGAATTTTCCATGTATTGCAGGagtggcagtaaaaaaaaaaaaaaaagttacaggagAGTGATTCTGAGAATATTGAGACAGAAGCCAAATGTGAGGATGAGATAACAGAGGAGGAAATGCAGAGGATGCAATAGTGATCCTGAGATATCCCGGGGTGACACTCGGCCTCTGATTGGCCAATGACCCCACACAGGATAAAACAAGGGACCTTGAACCACCTTGGTAACCCTCCGAGCTCCACTCTCCTCAGGAGCCCCGAGAGTGGCTCAGTGGTCCCAGCACGGAGCAGATGCCCCCAGGGTGAGAGTTCCAGAGAAGGTGCCTCCTGGAACCGGTTCCAGGGCCAGCACCAAAGGGAAGCGTGAGCCATCCACCTCCTACGCTTCTCTGAATTTCCCCCAGGTGTTGAGCCAGCCTCTGCTCCGGAGCCAGAGCATCTGTGCCCTCTCTGGTGCCTCTGCTGTTCTCACCCTGGCTTTCCAACCTGCCACGGCTCTGAGGTTCATCCagcttctctctccctgccctctgggCTTTGGTCTGATGTCTTGATTGCAAACAGTGATGCCCTGGTCATGCCCTTCTGCATGATTCCCCAGGGGTTTCCCCATTTTAGCTACCATGTGTTTGCTCTCCTCCCTGCTCAGCCCGCCTCACCCCAGCATTCTCATCCAATGATTTCATGGAGTGACTTATGCCATTTCTGCCTTAGGACTACATGGCGTGGAGAGACTAATACCTTAAACCATGAGAGTCTGAAATGGAACAGCTACCAGAGTCGGCAGTCACAGGGCTCGGCGAAGAAGCAGCCTAGGACCTATCACAGAGAAGATGGCCTTGGTGTCCTGACCACTCTCCAGCCATCGAAGCAGTGGACTGGCCCCAGGGCGCGGGCTCCTTGGGCAAACAGTGCCCAGGATATTTTGGTGAGCACCGTAAGTTATTCGTGATGACATCAACCTCCTACAGTTTTCTCCTTCATGTCCCTAGAATATTGTTGCTAGTGCATTATGGGTCTACACTCTAAAACCATCCCAAACATGCTCAATCCTTCATACTACTGATATAGTTCATGGGTTCAAACTTCAAGGGCTTTCTACGGGACTGCCGACCCTCCTCTGCGTCTGTGCCCCCCCTTAGCTCCTCAGACATCACTCGCTTCTGGTTTCTTCCTCTGcaccctttccttttctctgtatcccTTGGTCCTTTTATtaattacatgttttattttattttgttttattggggtttagttggcttacaatgttatattcgttttaggtgttcagcaaagtgaatcaggcaCACGTAttcatacatccattctttttccccctctAGGTTATTACACACTCTTGGGTAGGTTCTCCTGTGCTCTGTGGTAGCTTCTCatcaatcatctattttatacagtggcGTGTCCATGTCATTGTCACCCTCCCGATTCTTCCCTTCCCACAACGGTTTCCCCTATGGCGACCAtaagactggttttgaaatctaggagtctgtttctgttttataaaaaagcTCTGTTGTATCATTCTTTATTCGAGTCCACATAGAGgtgctatcatatgatacttAGCTGACTTCCTCCACCGAGGTCAGTGGGCCTGCCACCTGGACACAGGTATGGAGGCAGACCAGATGCCTCCACACACCTTGCCATCTTCCGTCATCCTCTCCCCTGTACCCTGAACTCCTTTTCATGTACTAACCGTACTGAGCGTTCCACCCTCGGCGTGGACATGCTCCCCCAAGCCTCTGGCCCTTCTTCAAGTGGTTTCTCTGCATTGGGTGCCATCCTCCTTGGTAACGTCTACCAGGTCTTCAAGGGTCAACTGTCCCCCGAGGGCTAGAGTTCCAATCATACTGTCCCGTCAGTGGTTGTGACCTCGGGGTCCTTGCAGGCAGAGACTGGGTCTCCCCACCTGCTTCCACCTCGCATTTTGCTCAGAGCCTGAGGGAGAGAGGACACAAGCGAACCAGCTGGTTAGATGCGGAGACGATTGAGTGAGTGAGCCATGCCGATGCCCAAGGGTCCAGCTCAAGAGGATGCAGCTGGGCTCTTGGCTCATCCCTTAGGGAGAGCTCAGAACCACAGGAAGGTCTGGTACTCGGGATGCGTGTGGCTGGGCCTGGAGGTGGGAAACTGAGGGAAGGGGAAGAGTAAGAGAGAGCGATGGGGCGAAGGGgcaagaagggaggaaaggaggggaggagagacgAGGAATACAGGCGGGGGAGAGCCAGGGCCCTCCCTGCATGCCGGAGTGTCTGCATGTCATCTCTGACTCCCCAGGAGGGCCAGGGGTCACCGGTCCAAAGGACCCAGTGGAGTCCTCCTGAGCTCGGACCCCCTCACCATGGACAACTACTGCAAGACAAGTAATCCGTCTGGCACTGAGGCCGCAGAGCTGGCTGCAGGATTGGGGCTCACTGGCCACGTGGCCTTCCGGTCCATCACGGTAGCTGTGGCCCTTTGCGGGCTGGTGGGAAATGGACTGGTCATCGGGTTTGTCCATCTGTCGGCCCAGAAGAGCTCCTTCTtcgtctacagctccaatctggccATCGCAGATTTCATGCATCTTTGCTTCCAGATTATGTTCTCTGTCCGCCAAATCCTGAGGTTTTTCCTCCGACGGTGCTTTCACCTTCCCGAGGTCTTCGTGGTCCTGACGTTCTTCTTCTACTTCACTGGCCTGGGCATCCTGACGGCCATCGGCTTCCAGCGCTGTCTGTCCGTCCTCTTCCCGATTTGGTATCGGTGCCATTGCCCCGAGCACCTGTCGGCCATCGTGAGCGTCCTCCTCTGGATTCTGACCTTTTTGATCAATATCCTGAGAGGCCACGCCTGTGGTCAGTTACTCATCCCAGAGACAGAGTTCTGTCCCGCGCTTGTGACCGCCACCGCCGCCTGGGTCTTCCTCCTGTTCTCCATCCTGGGCGCGTCCAGTCTGCTGCTGCTCTGCCGCCTCCAGGCCAGCGCCCAGCAGCAGCATCCCCCAAAGCTCTACGTGGTCCTTCTGCTCTCTGTCCTGGGCTTCTTCCTCTTCGGTCTGCCCCTCAGCATCATCAGGTTCGCCGTGGCCAAAACGAGAGATCACACCCTCAACGACCTCTGTGTCCTCCTGTCCTGTGTCAACAGCACGGCTAACCCTGCCTTCTACCTCATCGGTGGCCTTCACAGGAAGCGGCCGAGCAAGCCCCTCGAGGTGGTCCTCCGGGGAGCCCTGGGCGAGGAGGTGGAGTACGGGGAAGATGGGAAGGTGCCCCCCATTGGCAAGGAGGAGAAGGATGGACGCAGGTTCCTGAAGCATGGCACCCACAATTTCCAGGTAGTAACCATGCCTCATCGTCAGCAGAGAGCTCCCCAAGGCAGCCCCTAAGAGTTCCCTTCTCTGTGCAAAAAAACTAAGAACCTCTGGAAGCAGCTCTTTTGGTGTCTGAAACCAAAGGCACACACGCACCTGAGCCTTTGGAACCACTGTCGGATCATCCTGCAGAACGTGTGTCAAGCAGCATCGTCGCGTCACTCGCCGGCCTCGGAGGGTCCGTTTCAACCTTGCCTTACAGGCGAAACTCTGCCAgttttcagggttttgtttttttcagccatTCCTGAGACACGTGGATGTTaacgggccagggatcgaccccaagccacagcaacagccctCGCCGCAGCAGTGACACCGGACCTTGACGGCTAGGCTGCCAGTGACTCGCTCGTGTTCAGTCTGGGATAATGAGGCTGCTAAATTCCTTTTGGGTGTGGATGGGTCCTTAGAAATGACGAGCCTccgtcctttgcccatttttccagcACGTTCTGCGGTCTGAATGcagtgtggttttgttttttccttggcTTCCCATGGACTGACCTCGAGGGAGGTGCTGTCTGTCCCAAAACTCTCCTTTGGTCTTGAGAATTTTAACACAATAAAGCTGCATTGATCAGTGCTGTCCAGGGGGACAAGGTCCAGCTGGAGCGGGTGTGGCTGCAGTAAACACACACCCTGCAGTGACTCTGGGTCATCTGGCCGcgtggctctgctgtggctgttgcgggAAACGTTGCAGCCAAAGCTGGTAGGACTgtccagtggggagaggaaggcgCTGGTGGGTCTGAGTTCTCAGGAGCGGCCCCAGGAGATTCTGGGCTGGCTCTGTGCTTGGAAGGACACGCCCCTGTCCTCTCCAggaacaggggtggggggggtgggaggggggctcAGGAAAGAGCCAGGACCCCACACGCCATGCTTGTGCTACAGACAGGAACCCGCAGCTTCTCATTAGCCAAGCTCTGGTGACTATCCTATAACTGTGGGGACATATGCTACAACCAGGGACATTACCTATAACTGGGGGACACTGCCCTGTAAAGAGGGGACACTACCTATAACGGGGGGGGCACTGCCCTATAAATGAGGGCCACTACCTATTACTGAGACACTACCTTCTAACTGGGGACACCATCCAACAGCAGGGGACACTATAGCTGGGGGACTCCCTTACAACGGGGGGACGTTACCCTACACCTGGAGGGCTGGGACCCCCGAgctcagggttagggttagggaggCTGCTTCGGGACCCTGTCCCTGACCCCACGATGGCGTCCCCAGTGGCCACGCTCCCTCCTGTCCTTCGCTGGGCCACGGCCCCATCCCTGTCAGCACATGTGGTGCGGGAGCCACGGCCTCGCTGCAGACTCTCACCGAGGGCTCCATCAGGCGGTGGGGCTGCGGCAGGAGGAGGCCTCCTCTCCAGGGCTTGG is part of the Sus scrofa isolate TJ Tabasco breed Duroc chromosome 2, Sscrofa11.1, whole genome shotgun sequence genome and encodes:
- the LOC102159152 gene encoding mas-related G-protein coupled receptor member X2-like, which gives rise to MDNYCKTSNPSGTEAAELAAGLGLTGHVAFRSITVAVALCGLVGNGLVIGFVHLSAQKSSFFVYSSNLAIADFMHLCFQIMFSVRQILRFFLRRCFHLPEVFVVLTFFFYFTGLGILTAIGFQRCLSVLFPIWYRCHCPEHLSAIVSVLLWILTFLINILRGHACGQLLIPETEFCPALVTATAAWVFLLFSILGASSLLLLCRLQASAQQQHPPKLYVVLLLSVLGFFLFGLPLSIIRFAVAKTRDHTLNDLCVLLSCVNSTANPAFYLIGGLHRKRPSKPLEVVLRGALGEEVEYGEDGKVPPIGKEEKDGRRFLKHGTHNFQVVTMPHRQQRAPQGSP
- the LOC106509286 gene encoding uncharacterized protein LOC106509286; its protein translation is MWEGGAGLGSGSGPPGRSSLGSQQRQPPILLDLREFLGIPRNICKPHQRGPSVDLRAVSPSPRGPRLCAVRSPAMKTSVHQDTKPRPAVPTAVPEAPQPCAAKPQCCGVNYFTLQGEFRPSPPKTPEGRQMKQQWNLFSELMWPSPTSFGCNVSRNSHSRATRPDDPESLQGVCLLQPHPLQLDLVPLDSTDQCSFIVLKFSRPKESFGTDSTSLEVSPWEAKEKTKPHCIQTAERAGKMGKGRRLVISKDPSTPKRNLAASLSQTEHERVTGSLAVKVRCHCCGEGCCCGLGSIPGPLTSTCLRNG